The sequence CGGAGAGTTGCATTGACTTGGGAGTAGATTTGTCTAACTCTAATCCTTTCATTGGCATAGTCGGCTGTGATCTACTATGGATAAAGAATGCTGGTTGTTGAGGCACTGGCAGAGTAACAGAAAAACTGTTGAGCATAAGCACTACTGTTGCCATTGTGAGTCTGTCCGCTGGATCTTCTTGAACACACAACAAGCCTATTTGGATGCATCTTAGGACTTCATTTCTTGAATATGAATCTTTTATAACTGGATCCATCACTTCCATAGGTGTCCCATCTCTCCAGTGTTTCCAGACCTGTAAAATTCTTAGTAATCAGTATCCATTTAATTGGTGGTTTTGAGGTGATATTGGCGATAATAAAGGTGAGAACATCCTACTCACATAGCTCACAAGATCACCAGCGCCATCTATTTCATAGAAAGAACTATTCTTCTTTCCACATATAATCTCAAGAATTAGAACACCGAAACTGTACATGTCAGATTTGACGGAGAACTGTCCATGCATTGCATATTCCGGAGACATATATCCACTGAAACCATATACATTAGAATAGcaaaataacaattttctTCAGATTtgataaattcaatttttttaatataacatCAGAATTGAGGtagaattataaagaattaaaattgcagACTTACTATGTCCCAACAATTCTTTTAGTATTTCCTTGGGATTGATCAACTCCGAAAATTCTAGCCGTAccaaaatctgaaatttttgGATTCATATTTCTATCCAGTAAAATATTACTGACTTTGAGATCACGATGTACGATTCTTAGTTGAGAATCCTCGTGAAGATAAAGGATTCCTCGAGCAATTCCTCCAACTATTTTGTAACGTGTTGACCAATCTAGTTGTCTCTGTTTTTCAGgatctataaatttataaaatcaaacattCAAGTCAAAATGCAAGAGGTTAGCTTCCAATTCGATACAACTACAATACACATCTGTACTCATGGGGCAAAGGCAAATTGGGAACATGTTTAGAAGATACAAACCGAAAAGGAAGTAGTCGAGGCTTTTGTTGGAAACAAATTCATAGACGAGTATTTTTTCTGCTCCCTCCAAGCAAAATCCTAGTAGCCTCACCAAATTTCTGTGTTGAAGCTTGGCTAACAATACAACCTCATTCTTAAACTCTTGTGCACCTTGCCCAGAGCTTCTTGATAGCTTTTTTACAGCTATTTCTTGCCCGTTAGGAAGTATACCCTGAGAATTTATTTGTACTAATCGTTACACAGTCTCATCTATTAAAGTTCGTTAATCTTCATGGTTAAAATTCACAAATTCTCACCTTGTAAACCTCACCGAATCCTCCTTCACCTAGCTTGTTATCAGCAGAGAACTTATTTGTAGCAGCTTCTACCGTATTCAGATCAATTTGCAAGGACTCAACAGTTGTAATCTCATTTCCATCTACACGAATAACCAAAGGACATGTTCATTAAGCTTTCTACAGTAATTCACATGCTACAATAGCAAAAGAATATAGTAACAAGACCATTGGTATTTTATCATAAGTAATTAGAGTGGGTTGATTTCGAGAATTGTTACCCTCACCTTCTTGCACAGCGTCGTACTTCTTTCTTGGCCGTCTCCTTAGGTAACAGTAGGCCAGAGAGAAAAGCACAATAGCGATAGCAACTGGAGCAACGATGGCTACAATTATAACAGTTGATATACCGCTTTGTCCTgcgtaaattaataaatattataccaGCCGGTATTGCTTTTGCATTgtagagaagaaagagattGCATCATTAACTGCAGGCAGTCGGATTCTAGTTCATGGCATAAgctaacaattaattaaacatgGATGCCAtggttcttttttctttatttaaaaaagttagTCTGAAATTGTGGCCAAGGTCAGGAATTagctcataaatcataattaCAGAAACCTTTATATTAGAAAGGGTGTGGGCGATTGATGAAATTATAGATAGTGTGTAGCACTATTAATAAGAATTAGTTTAAATCTAACTGTTacaaaatcttataaaatatttaaaagccTCCAAAAAAACCTGCatccaaacaaaaagaaataattggtaattctttttgtaataataattgttaattataagaaataaatgataaatgtCAACCCCCACTTTCGGCCATTCAGTACAGTATAAATCAACTTTACCTTCTGTTTCTGGTCTTGTTCCTGAACCTgtaggaggaggaggaggaacaGCAGGCGATGGGGATGGCGGTGGCGGCTCAACTGCAGTTGCATTAAAAAATGGGTACACCTCATAACGAACATTACAGCTTGGATATAAGACATTTGCTCCTCGCTTCCCACCACAACAACTGGGCAAATTCGAGATAGCTCCCTGTAAACACTGCCTACAACCTGGGTTGGATAGATCAGGTGTGCACTGCACAAGGCTGTACAGTTTCTGAAAAGCGGTAAAATTGTCTTCTGTCGCTGCGAACTTTTTTTCTCCTGATGCAGCACTAGATGCGTCAGTAGCCAAATTCTCCATAGTGGTAGCTAATAGATTGTCGAAACGATCAGGGTCAGATATATCCTGCGTATTCGACAAGAATACTCCAGGTGTTTGGTCCATGGTGGAGATGAAGGACTGATTTTCGTAACGCAGGAGACACTGATCGTACCATACTATGGCTACCTTTTCGATAGGGCAACGTTTGACGATGTCCTGAGTAGCGAAAGTGACACAATCTTGGCAAACATCGGTGCTAACATCGCCACGGCAGAGAAATGAGCCATAGACATCGTCAGGTTGCTGCCCTGAAGGTATGTTGAAGAAGCCAATAGAGTTGTTCGCGTTGTTGGAAAGAGAAGACAAGACTTGGTTTAGATTGGTCTGGTATGTGCTATTTGGAGTGAAAGTGGTTGTGTTGGAGCAGAAATGATAACGATACTCTGGAGACTCTGCTTTGACGATAATTGCAAGGCGTAACAAGAAGAGCAGAATTATAGGGAATCTAATAACTGAGCTCATTTCATTTGGTAGATCAAATTCTTTTGCTCCTACTGTGAATTGGgccaaattattattattttcaaagagaaaaaagaaaagaaaaatgtaaacaCTTCTGTTTCCCGTTTGCTTTTTGCAGAATGACAACTTaagctcttttctttttacaccACTTTCTTCTCGGTTTGGGTCTGAAATTGATGATGACACAGACACACTGTGTAGGCACGAGTATTGAAGACTCGTCGTGTTATGTGAATATACCAAGTCAAGGCCAAATTTATTTGTCTCTGTTCTAAGAGAAGACGTTCGAGCGTATCTCAGTCCAATTTCCACGCAAGttcattgattttaaaaactatAGGTACATTTTTGCCCCTGAAGTTTGTAGCTAGGAGTAAATTTACCCTTGAGCAATTTTTAGACTGGGTGTTGAGTCTTTCTCTGTTTTCACTTTTGAGTTGGCCGCATTTTAGTGCTGCCTGAGACATGGACTAAATCAACAAAATACAAAGGTAATGAAACAAGTCAAACAGAGACTTCTTTCCAGAATTCAATTTATGAAATATGTGAACATTAGGTACATGTGGTAAGATTTTCATATATCCTGTTTCAATTCTATCATGGAACAACAAATGTATTCTCATTCCATGTTTTTAATACTAGAAGCAAGAGTTTTTGACTAATTACTTAGTGGTTGAGCGATTGTTCCACAAAGGATCAATGATATTTCCATGACCTGGCTTATAATTCAAAATACCATCTTTCCCATTGCAACGGTTTCTTGGTGCAGTAAATGGGCAAAAGTCATGCGCTGATAAGTCTCATTTGCATTAGAATCTCTTAGATGCTACCATTTACCTTGAGAGCAAAAGTAGAAAATTTTCAAGGTCTACAATATGGCTCATCTCTCAGAAActtttattatacttttaaaaacTGGGTCTTACATTTTTATCTTTGGTGCTACTTATTGTGGTATTTGTTCATGCAGTAGCAATACCCTGTTTATCCAGCTTAGTTAAAAACAAATCATACAAATTCTCACATCATAATGTAACCACATTTTTTCCCTTTTGAGTAGAATACCTAGACTGTAAAATTTCAAGGGAAAGACACGCGCCACCAAGTCTGATCAATGAGTAAGCTTATTCTTTATTGTGCATTGAACCAACACTAGTGACGAAACTTAGATATCCATTCTTTCTAATATATCTTCAAGaacaatttattaaattctctATCGAGGATATACTTCAGTAATTGATTCTTCATCAACAGACCATTGGATTGACTTTGTAGTAGACTTATCGGACTCCAATCCCTTCATTGGCATGGTTGGTTCCGATCTGCTGTGCAGAAAGAATGCTGGTCGTTGAGGTACCGGTAGAGTAACAGAAAAACTATTGAGCATAAGCGCTACTGTTGCCATTGTGGGTCTGTCAGTTGGATCTTCTTGAACACATAGTAAGCCTATTTGGATGCATCTTAACACTTCATTTCTTGAATATGAATCTTTTAGAACTGGATCCAACACGTCAATAGGGGTTCCATCTCTCCAGTGTTTCCATACCtgcaaaatattatatattaatgcAGTTTAAGATAAAAGTAGTAATAACAAAGACGAAAACATTCTACTCACATAGCTCACAAGATCATCAACGCCATCTATTTGATAGAAAGAACTGTTTTTCTTTCCACTTATAATTTCGAGAACTAAGATACCAAAACTGTACATATCAGACTTGACGGAGAACTGGCCATGCATTGCATATTCTGGAGACATATATCCACTGGAAAAcataaacataatataataaattagaatatagGCATAAAAGTTTGTTTCGCACTTGCTCAACTTCAAAAAGTTCACCAAACTTATGATCATTTGAAGCAGAAAGAGTACTAAAACTGCAAACTTACTATGTTCCAACAATTCTACTTGTATTTCCTTGAGTTTGATCAACTCCAAAAATTCTGGCCATAccaaaatctgaaatttttgaattcaTATTTCTATCTAAAAGAATATTACTAGCTTTGAGATCACGATGTATGATTCTTAGTCGAGAGTCCTCGTGAAGATAAACAATTCCTCGGGCAATTCCTCCAATAATTTTATAACGTCTTGACCAATCTAATTGTGCTTGCTTTTCAGGGTCTACAAAAATCCATGAAATAAAGCATTCAAGTCTGGATGCAATTCAAATTCAATACAACTACAAAATGTCCATCAGTAGTCATGAAGTGAAGGTAAATTGGGCATATGTTTAGAGGATACAAACCGAAAAGGAAGTAGTCGAGGCTTTTGTTGGGAACGAATTCATAGACTAGTATTTTTTCTGCACCCTCCAAGCAAAATCCTAGCAGCCTCACTAGATTTCTGTGTTGAAGCTTGGCTAACAATGCAACCTCATTCTTAAACTCTTCTGCACCCTGCCCAGAGCTTCTTGATAGCTTCTTTACAGCTATTTCTTGCCCATTAGGAAGAGTACCCTGAGAAATTTACTTCCACCGTGTAACTTACttgcatatatttattaattttcaagatttagatttataaattctgACCTTGTAGACCTCACCAAATCCACCTTCACCCAGCTTGTTATCAGCAGAGAACTTATTTGTAGCAACTTCTATAGTATTCAGATCAATTTGCAAGGACTCCGCAGTTGTAATTTCATTTCTAGCTACATATATAACCAAAGGACATGTTTATTAAGCTTTGTACAGTAATTCACATGCtataaaagcaaaagaattaatatagTAACAAGACCAATGGTATTTTATCATAAGTAACTATAGTTGGTAATTTCGAAAATTGTTACCATCATCTTCTTGCACAGCCTCATACTTCTTTCTTCTCCTTAGGTAACAGCAGCCCAGACTGAAAAGCACAGTAGCGACAGCAATTGGAGCAACAATCGCTATAATTGTAACAGTTGATATGCCTCTTTTTCCTGCATAAGTTAATAAACACATCGACAAAAGTGTTATATCAGCCCCTCATGAATTCTAGTTCATGGCAtaaactaacaattaattaaacatgaatgcaggttttttttttttttattaaagaaaaagaactgtCTGAATTTATGTCAGAATTCAATAATTTACTCATAGATCCTAATAACAATTGggtatgaaataaatatttctcaGCTGCGTTACACACAGGAAGAGGAAAGATTATTTAAtgacaaagaaataaatcataaatgtCAACCACCACTTTCGGCCatttgttaataattaataacctTAAGTACAGTGCAAATCAACTTTACCTTCTATTTGTGGTTTTGCTCCTAAACCTGTAGGAGGAGGAGGCAGAGGAACCACAGGCGACGGTGCTGGAGGCGGCGGCTCAAGTGCAGTagcattaaaaaatagatacaCTTCATAACGAATATTGCAACTTGGATACAAGACTCTTCCTCCTTGCTTTCCACCACAGCAACTGGGCAAATTTGAGATGGCTGTTTGTAGACACTGCCCACAGTCTGAGGTGGATAGATCAGGTGTGCACTGCACAAGACTGTACAGCTTCTGAAACGAGGTAAAACTGTCTTCTTTCACAGCAAACTTTTTTTCTCCTGATGCAGCAGTTGATGCCTCAGTAGCTAAATTATTCATAGTGGAAGCCAATAGACCGTTGAAACGAACTTGGTCCGATGTACTTATATTCTGCGTATTCCACATGTATAGCTCGGGTGTTTGGTCCATGGTGGAGATGAAGGACTGATTTTCGTAACGCAGGAGACACTCATCGTACCATACTATGGCTACCTTTTCGATAGGGCAACGTTTGACGATGTCCTGAGTAGCGAAAGTGACACAATCTTGGCAAACATCGGTGCTAACATCGCCACGGCAGAGAAATGAGCCATAGACATCGTCAGGTTGCTGCCCTGAAGATATGTTGAAGAAGCCAATAGAGTTGTTTGCGTTGTTGGAAAGAGAAGATAAGAGCTTATTCAGATTGGTCTGATACGTGCTATTTGGAGTGAAAGCGGTTGTGTTTGAACAAACATAATAAAGAGGCTCTCGAGGCTGCTGTGCTTTGACGATAATTGAAAGACTTAGAAGGAAGAGCAGAATTGTGGAGAATCTAACAATTGAACTCATTTCATTTGGTGGATCAAACTCTTTTGCTACCCACCACGAATAGGGGccaagtaaaaagaaaaagaagaaaaaaaggtaAACCTAGGAAGCGGGTTCAGCACCAATTATCACTTCTGTTTCTCGTTTGCCTTCTGCAGAATGACAACTTTTTTAAGCTCTTACTTTCTACACCGCATTCTTCGCGGTTTGGGTATGAAATTGATGATGATAGACACACCGTGTAGGCCCGAGTATTGAAGACTCGTGTTACGTGAAGAAACCAAGTCAAGGCCAAATTTATTATCTCTGTTGTGTAAGAGAAGACGTTCGAGCGTAACTCAGTCCAATTTCTACGCAAttcatcaattttaaaaactataatcaatatttatttttaaaggaaAATTATGTCATGACTCATGAGTTGGAAGGCAGAACAGGAAATGACAACCAGTGGATTGGGACCGAAGTGAAAAAATGGTGCTCACCTCACgacaatattttaaattttgttcgGCTAAAGTCCGAATACATCACAATACTCAAAAAATAtgcttttaaaagaaattttaaaaatttaatttatatactataattaatagaagcgtaacacatatatatcatttatacatatttcataatttaaaatcaataaatatatatcaatcatttataaatagaatatataaGTAGAGACATACACTAAATTGGTAAAACATTCTTTTAGATAGAGTATTAGCTTTTTATGATTAGTACAGGTTAAGTTAGTCCTTTATGTTCTAAATAACAAtaccattaaatataaaataataatttactttttgaaCAGAGATATATACGTCACtagaaaattcaaattaaggctgtttttcttaaaaggggttcttttttttttttcttcagaGAAAGAATGAACAAAGTCTAATTAATACACAATTGAATGCAAATTCTTCCCTAACATTGACTAGAGCATAACTGAATATTACTTTTTCTAAACAATGAAGTATTCCAAAATAGAAAAgactattaatatttgaattccTAATCCAGATTGAGGATTCTTATGAGTAGTTAgttaagaatttttaaataaatcaaagaaagaaaagtcaaACATCTAATAAACTTAAGGATAAATCTGGATGGCTAGATTTTAGCGACTAGAGAGACcctttttagtcattttagGTGTTTTATTAAGAATAGTGAGGTCATTTActatt comes from Ricinus communis isolate WT05 ecotype wild-type chromosome 5, ASM1957865v1, whole genome shotgun sequence and encodes:
- the LOC8267396 gene encoding cysteine-rich receptor-like protein kinase 10, with the protein product MSSIVRFSTILLFLLSLSIIVKAQQPREPLYYVCSNTTAFTPNSTYQTNLNKLLSSLSNNANNSIGFFNISSGQQPDDVYGSFLCRGDVSTDVCQDCVTFATQDIVKRCPIEKVAIVWYDECLLRYENQSFISTMDQTPELYMWNTQNISTSDQVRFNGLLASTMNNLATEASTAASGEKKFAVKEDSFTSFQKLYSLVQCTPDLSTSDCGQCLQTAISNLPSCCGGKQGGRVLYPSCNIRYEVYLFFNATALEPPPPAPSPVVPLPPPPTGLGAKPQIEGKRGISTVTIIAIVAPIAVATVLFSLGCCYLRRRKKYEAVQEDDARNEITTAESLQIDLNTIEVATNKFSADNKLGEGGFGEVYKGTLPNGQEIAVKKLSRSSGQGAEEFKNEVALLAKLQHRNLVRLLGFCLEGAEKILVYEFVPNKSLDYFLFDPEKQAQLDWSRRYKIIGGIARGIVYLHEDSRLRIIHRDLKASNILLDRNMNSKISDFGMARIFGVDQTQGNTSRIVGTYGYMSPEYAMHGQFSVKSDMYSFGILVLEIISGKKNSSFYQIDGVDDLVSYVWKHWRDGTPIDVLDPVLKDSYSRNEVLRCIQIGLLCVQEDPTDRPTMATVALMLNSFSVTLPVPQRPAFFLHSRSEPTMPMKGLESDKSTTKSIQWSVDEESITEVYPR
- the LOC8267397 gene encoding cysteine-rich receptor-like protein kinase 10; this translates as MSSVIRFPIILLFLLRLAIIVKAESPEYRYHFCSNTTTFTPNSTYQTNLNQVLSSLSNNANNSIGFFNIPSGQQPDDVYGSFLCRGDVSTDVCQDCVTFATQDIVKRCPIEKVAIVWYDQCLLRYENQSFISTMDQTPGVFLSNTQDISDPDRFDNLLATTMENLATDASSAASGEKKFAATEDNFTAFQKLYSLVQCTPDLSNPGCRQCLQGAISNLPSCCGGKRGANVLYPSCNVRYEVYPFFNATAVEPPPPSPSPAVPPPPPTGSGTRPETEGQSGISTVIIVAIVAPVAIAIVLFSLAYCYLRRRPRKKYDAVQEDGNEITTVESLQIDLNTVEAATNKFSADNKLGEGGFGEVYKGILPNGQEIAVKKLSRSSGQGAQEFKNEVVLLAKLQHRNLVRLLGFCLEGAEKILVYEFVSNKSLDYFLFDPEKQRQLDWSTRYKIVGGIARGILYLHEDSQLRIVHRDLKVSNILLDRNMNPKISDFGTARIFGVDQSQGNTKRIVGTYGYMSPEYAMHGQFSVKSDMYSFGVLILEIICGKKNSSFYEIDGAGDLVSYVWKHWRDGTPMEVMDPVIKDSYSRNEVLRCIQIGLLCVQEDPADRLTMATVVLMLNSFSVTLPVPQQPAFFIHSRSQPTMPMKGLELDKSTPKSMQLSVDQEPITQIYPR